The Nitrospirae bacterium CG2_30_53_67 genome has a window encoding:
- a CDS encoding sulfite reductase, dissimilatory-type beta subunit, producing the protein MESKKKMAPRDNGAPDFKKFLHPLMAKNYGHWKYHENLRPGVLVHVAESGDALYTVRAGSPRTMSVDTVRKICTIADKYCQGHLRFTSRCNIEFLLANREDIDPLIREVHDVLGFPVGGTGPSVSNIIHTQGWLHCNLPGTDAAGAVKALMDTLYEDFVSERLPQRVKISTSCCQINCGGQTDIAINLQHHKPPRISHDKMQICEHPKVVAICPVAAVRPRKVEGRDSLEVIEEKCMYCGACHGQCPSMEIRDAETDTLSIWVGGKSASTRSGPSFMKLATYGLPNHPPRWPEVSAAVSKIIEAYRASAKPYERMGEWIDRIGWKRFFEVTGFPFTKYHIDNYRFARTTFNTSSQVRL; encoded by the coding sequence ATGGAATCAAAGAAAAAAATGGCTCCAAGGGACAACGGGGCGCCGGACTTCAAGAAGTTTTTGCACCCCCTCATGGCCAAAAATTACGGCCATTGGAAATATCATGAGAACCTGCGTCCCGGTGTGCTGGTGCATGTGGCGGAAAGCGGGGACGCCCTCTACACGGTCCGGGCGGGATCCCCCCGCACCATGAGCGTGGATACGGTGCGGAAGATCTGTACGATCGCGGACAAGTATTGCCAGGGTCATCTGCGTTTTACCAGCCGGTGCAACATCGAGTTTCTGCTCGCAAACAGGGAGGATATCGATCCCCTGATTCGGGAAGTCCACGACGTCCTCGGCTTTCCCGTGGGGGGCACAGGCCCCTCGGTCTCCAATATCATCCATACCCAGGGCTGGCTTCACTGCAATCTCCCGGGAACCGATGCCGCCGGCGCGGTCAAGGCCCTCATGGATACGCTCTATGAGGATTTTGTCAGCGAGCGCCTGCCCCAGCGTGTCAAGATCTCCACCTCTTGCTGCCAGATCAACTGCGGCGGCCAGACGGATATCGCCATCAATCTTCAGCACCACAAGCCGCCCAGGATCAGTCACGACAAGATGCAGATCTGTGAGCATCCCAAGGTGGTGGCCATCTGCCCCGTGGCTGCGGTCCGCCCCCGCAAGGTGGAAGGCCGGGACTCCCTGGAGGTCATCGAAGAGAAGTGCATGTATTGCGGGGCCTGCCACGGACAGTGCCCGAGCATGGAGATCCGTGACGCCGAAACCGACACCCTGTCTATCTGGGTCGGCGGCAAGTCGGCCAGCACCCGAAGCGGTCCCTCTTTTATGAAACTGGCTACCTATGGGCTCCCCAACCATCCGCCCCGCTGGCCCGAGGTGAGTGCCGCCGTGAGCAAGATTATTGAAGCCTACAGAGCGAGTGCCAAGCCTTACGAACGGATGGGCGAGTGGATAGACCGGATCGGATGGAAACGCTTTTTCGAGGTCACGGGCTTTCCGTTCACCAAGTACCATATCGACAATTACCGCTTTGCCCGTACCACATTCAACACATCCTCACAGGTCAGATTATAG